DNA sequence from the Gemmatimonadota bacterium genome:
GGCGCGTGGGCGGGCGACCGGTTGGAAGCGGAGGACTACCCCACATGGCGAGCAGCCTTTCGGCTGCTAGCCCGATTCGCGCGGGAAGCGCCGCTCGTAGTCGTTCTCGACGAGTTTCAGTACCTGCTTGGGGTAGGTGATACGGAGGGGGTGGTGTCGCAGTTGAACGCTGTTTGGGAGCAGGAGCTGTCCGGGACGAGGCTGACGCTGGTTCTCTGTGGGTCGGAAGTCGGCACCATGGAGGGATTGGCGGTACGCGGTGCGCTTTACGGCCGCATCGATTGGAGCGCCCGTCTCGGGCCGTTCGACTATTTCGACGCCGGCCAGATGACGCGGTGCGCCTCGCGCCGCGAGGACGCCTACGTCTACGGCGTTTTCGGCGGCGTCGCCCGCTACCTCGAGTCCGTCCGCGAGGGCAAGGGTCTGGATCGGGCGGTGATCGAGGCGATGCTCTCGCCGCGGGGGAGCGTGCACCTCCAGTTGGAGAATCTGATCGAGCAGGAGGAGGCCATCCGCGAGCCTGGTCAGTACCGCGCCGTGCTGGCCGCGGTTGCGCAGGGTCGGACGGAGTTGAACGAAATCGCGCAGGCGGCCGGGCTCCAGCGTCGCGAGCACGTCGTCCGGCGGGTTCTCGGGGTTCTGGAAGACCTGCACATCCTGATTCGAGAGCAGAATTTTGCCGCGGGTCGTACCGCTCCGTGGCGGCACCGGATCGGCGACAACGCGGTCAAATTCTGGTACCGCTTCGTTCATCCCAACCGCAGCATCCTCGAAACCGAAGGCGGCGCGCAGGTCTGGTCCAAGCGTGTGAAGCCGCGCCTGGACGACTACATGGGGTGGCGGACGTTCGAGGACATGGCGCGGCAGGCGTACAGCCGCCACCATGCTCGCTGGGGCCTTCCAGACGCCGTGCACTGGGCGCGCTGGGAGGGTCTGGATCGAAACCGCAGGCAGATCGAGATCGATCTGATTGCCGAGCTGGACGGCCGTAAGCTGCTGGCTGGCGAAGTGAAGTGGTCGTCCAGGCGGGTGGACGAGTCGGTGCACGAATTGCTGTTGCGAAACCTGTACGATCTGACGGCTTCGGGTCAGCAATGGGCGCGGCGGGCGCTCGATCCCAGGACCTCGCACGGATACATGTACGTTTCTGCGGCAGGCTTCACGGAAGCCTTCAGGGCCCGAGCGGAGCAAGACCGGCGCATTCAGCTAATCGACCTCGAGGACATCTATCGTTCCCCGTGAGGGGCTGTGCAGGAACAGGAGGAGCGGAACATGGCCGGGACGTATCGGCTGCCGGTGGGCGGCGAATGGATCGAGACGGAGGAGTGGGACGACGTCGTCGACCCCTACACCGGTGACACCTACGCGCGCGTCCCGCTGGCCGGCGCGGCGGAGATGGAGCGCGCGATCGCGGCCGCGGCGGCGGCGTTCGAGGAGACGCGGCGGCTGCCCACCTTCCGCCGGGTCGCCATCCTGGAGGGGATCGTGGCCGGAATCCGGCGCCGCTCGGCGGAGCTGGCCGAGACCATGGTGCGGGAGAGCGGCAAGCCCCTCCAGTTCGCGCGGGGCGAGGTCGAGCGGGCTCTGCAGACGTTCACGCTGGGCGCGGACGAGGCGCGCGCGCTGGGCGGCGAGGTGGTGCCGGTGGACATCGAGCGGCGGACGGAGGGGTACGCCTGTGTCTGGC
Encoded proteins:
- a CDS encoding AAA family ATPase, giving the protein MRELIDRERELAELQALADEPAARLALLYGWRRVGKTFLLKRAWEGRRHFYFLAANTTPDQNRQDFVRELGAWAGDRLEAEDYPTWRAAFRLLARFAREAPLVVVLDEFQYLLGVGDTEGVVSQLNAVWEQELSGTRLTLVLCGSEVGTMEGLAVRGALYGRIDWSARLGPFDYFDAGQMTRCASRREDAYVYGVFGGVARYLESVREGKGLDRAVIEAMLSPRGSVHLQLENLIEQEEAIREPGQYRAVLAAVAQGRTELNEIAQAAGLQRREHVVRRVLGVLEDLHILIREQNFAAGRTAPWRHRIGDNAVKFWYRFVHPNRSILETEGGAQVWSKRVKPRLDDYMGWRTFEDMARQAYSRHHARWGLPDAVHWARWEGLDRNRRQIEIDLIAELDGRKLLAGEVKWSSRRVDESVHELLLRNLYDLTASGQQWARRALDPRTSHGYMYVSAAGFTEAFRARAEQDRRIQLIDLEDIYRSP